From a single Ornithorhynchus anatinus isolate Pmale09 chromosome 4, mOrnAna1.pri.v4, whole genome shotgun sequence genomic region:
- the MFSD14A gene encoding hippocampus abundant transcript 1 protein isoform X1 translates to MTQGKKKKRAANRSIMLAKKIIIKDGGTPQGIGSPSVYHAVIVIFLEFFAWGLLTAPTLVVLHETFPKHTFLMNGLIQGVKGLLSFLSAPLIGALSDVWGRKSFLLLTVFFTCAPIPLMKISPWWYFAVISVSGVFAVTFSVVFAYVADITQEHERSMAYGLVSATFAASLVTSPAIGAYLGRVYGDSLVVVLATAIALLDICFILVAVPESLPEKMRPASWGAPISWEQADPFASLKKVGQDSIVLLICITVFLSYLPEAGQYSSFFLYLRQIMEFSPESVAAFIAVLGILSIIAQTIVLSLLMRSIGNKNTILLGLGFQILQLAWYGFGSEPWMMWAAGAVAAMSSITFPAVSALVSRTADPDQQGVVQGMITGIRGLCNGLGPALYGFIFYIFHVELNELPITEPDLGANPSPHHHSQQNSIIPGPPFLFGACSVLLALLVALFIPEHTNLNVRSGNWKKHCGGSHGHPHSPQAPDMSFRWQDRILPATHVRNDDSFSKGSHPAISETERGPRGTSHLTDEI, encoded by the exons ATGACCCAGGGCAAGAAGAAGAAACGGGCCGCCAACCGCAGCATCATGCTGGCCAAGAAGATCATCATTAAGGACGGGGGCACG CCTCAAGGTATAGGTTCACCTAGCGTTTATCATGCGGTTATAGTGATCTTCTTGGAGTTTTTCGCATGGGGATTGTTGACAGCACCCACGTTAGTG GTGTTACACGAGACCTTTCCTAAGCATACATTTCTAATGAATGGACTCATTCAAGGAGTAAAG GGGTTGTTGTCATTCCTCAGTGCTCCTCTGATTGGTGCTCTTTCAGACGTTTGGGGTCGGAAGTCTTTCTTGCTGCTAACAGTATTTTTTACCTGTGCACCAATTCCACTAATGAAGATCAGTCCGTG GTGGTACTTTGCCGTTATCTCTGTATCCGGAGTTTTCGCTGTAACTTTCTCCGTGGTATTTGCATATGTGGCAGATATAACTCAAGAGCATGAAAGAAGTATGGCTTATGGACTG GTTTCAGCGACATTTGCCGCCAGCTTAGTAACGAGCCCTGCAATCGGCGCCTACCTTGGGCGAGTGTATGGGGACAGCTTGGTAGTGGTGTTAGCCACAGCAATAGCTCTGTTGGATATCTGTTTTATCCTTGTCGCTGTGCCCGAGTCATTGCCTGAGAAGATGAGGCCAGCATCCTGGGGTGCACCTATTTCCTGGGAACAAGCTGACCCCTTCGCA TCCTTAAAGAAAGTGGGACAAGATTCCATAGTGCTGCTAATCTGCATTACCGTGTTTCTTTCTTACCTTCCGGAGGCAGGCCAATATTCCAGCTTCTTCCTATACCTCAGACAG ATAATGGAATTTTCACCTGAAAGCGTTGCAGCATTTATAGCAGTTCTTGGTATCCTCTCCATCATTGCACAG aCTATTGTCTTGAGTTTACTTATGAGGTCAATTGGAAATAAGAACACAATTCTACTGGGTCTTGGATTTCAAATATTGCAGCTGGCATGGTATGGCTTTGGCTCAGAACCTTG GATGATGTGGGCTGCGGGGGCTGTAGCAGCCATGTCTAGTATCACCTTCCCAGCTGTCAGCGCCCTGGTCTCACGGACAGCCGATCCTGACCAACAGG GTGTTGTTCAAGGAATGATAACTGGAATTCGAGGATTGTGCAATGGGTTAGGACCAGCTCTGTATGGCTTTATATTCTACATATTTCACGTGGAACTGAATGAACTCCCAATAACAGAACCAGATTTAGGGGCCAATCCGAGTCCTCATCACCACTCCCAGCAG AATTCCATCATTCCCGGTCCCCCGTTCCTCTTCGGAGCCTGCTCTGTGCTTCTGGCTCTGCTCGTTGCCTTGTTTATTCCAGAACACACCAATTTAAATGTGCGGTCCGGTAATTGGAAAAAGCATTGTGGCGGCAGTCACGGccacccccacagcccccagGCCCCAG ACATGTCTTTCAGGTGGCAAGATCGCATCCTGCCAGCGACCCACGTGAGGAACGATGATAGTTTTTCCAAAGGCAGCCATCCTGCCATCAGTGAGACGGAACGGGGCCCGCGTGGAACATCACATCTCACTGATGAAATCTGA
- the MFSD14A gene encoding hippocampus abundant transcript 1 protein isoform X2, with the protein MTQGKKKKRAANRSIMLAKKIIIKDGGTPQGIGSPSVYHAVIVIFLEFFAWGLLTAPTLVVLHETFPKHTFLMNGLIQGVKGLLSFLSAPLIGALSDVWGRKSFLLLTVFFTCAPIPLMKISPWWYFAVISVSGVFAVTFSVVFAYVADITQEHERSMAYGLVSATFAASLVTSPAIGAYLGRVYGDSLVVVLATAIALLDICFILVAVPESLPEKMRPASWGAPISWEQADPFASLKKVGQDSIVLLICITVFLSYLPEAGQYSSFFLYLRQIMEFSPESVAAFIAVLGILSIIAQTIVLSLLMRSIGNKNTILLGLGFQILQLAWYGFGSEPWMMWAAGAVAAMSSITFPAVSALVSRTADPDQQGVVQGMITGIRGLCNGLGPALYGFIFYIFHVELNELPITEPDLGANPSPHHHSQQNSIIPGPPFLFGACSVLLALLVALFIPEHTNLNVRSGNWKKHCGGSHGHPHSPQAPGEAKEPLLQDTNV; encoded by the exons ATGACCCAGGGCAAGAAGAAGAAACGGGCCGCCAACCGCAGCATCATGCTGGCCAAGAAGATCATCATTAAGGACGGGGGCACG CCTCAAGGTATAGGTTCACCTAGCGTTTATCATGCGGTTATAGTGATCTTCTTGGAGTTTTTCGCATGGGGATTGTTGACAGCACCCACGTTAGTG GTGTTACACGAGACCTTTCCTAAGCATACATTTCTAATGAATGGACTCATTCAAGGAGTAAAG GGGTTGTTGTCATTCCTCAGTGCTCCTCTGATTGGTGCTCTTTCAGACGTTTGGGGTCGGAAGTCTTTCTTGCTGCTAACAGTATTTTTTACCTGTGCACCAATTCCACTAATGAAGATCAGTCCGTG GTGGTACTTTGCCGTTATCTCTGTATCCGGAGTTTTCGCTGTAACTTTCTCCGTGGTATTTGCATATGTGGCAGATATAACTCAAGAGCATGAAAGAAGTATGGCTTATGGACTG GTTTCAGCGACATTTGCCGCCAGCTTAGTAACGAGCCCTGCAATCGGCGCCTACCTTGGGCGAGTGTATGGGGACAGCTTGGTAGTGGTGTTAGCCACAGCAATAGCTCTGTTGGATATCTGTTTTATCCTTGTCGCTGTGCCCGAGTCATTGCCTGAGAAGATGAGGCCAGCATCCTGGGGTGCACCTATTTCCTGGGAACAAGCTGACCCCTTCGCA TCCTTAAAGAAAGTGGGACAAGATTCCATAGTGCTGCTAATCTGCATTACCGTGTTTCTTTCTTACCTTCCGGAGGCAGGCCAATATTCCAGCTTCTTCCTATACCTCAGACAG ATAATGGAATTTTCACCTGAAAGCGTTGCAGCATTTATAGCAGTTCTTGGTATCCTCTCCATCATTGCACAG aCTATTGTCTTGAGTTTACTTATGAGGTCAATTGGAAATAAGAACACAATTCTACTGGGTCTTGGATTTCAAATATTGCAGCTGGCATGGTATGGCTTTGGCTCAGAACCTTG GATGATGTGGGCTGCGGGGGCTGTAGCAGCCATGTCTAGTATCACCTTCCCAGCTGTCAGCGCCCTGGTCTCACGGACAGCCGATCCTGACCAACAGG GTGTTGTTCAAGGAATGATAACTGGAATTCGAGGATTGTGCAATGGGTTAGGACCAGCTCTGTATGGCTTTATATTCTACATATTTCACGTGGAACTGAATGAACTCCCAATAACAGAACCAGATTTAGGGGCCAATCCGAGTCCTCATCACCACTCCCAGCAG AATTCCATCATTCCCGGTCCCCCGTTCCTCTTCGGAGCCTGCTCTGTGCTTCTGGCTCTGCTCGTTGCCTTGTTTATTCCAGAACACACCAATTTAAATGTGCGGTCCGGTAATTGGAAAAAGCATTGTGGCGGCAGTCACGGccacccccacagcccccagGCCCCAGGTGAGGCCAAAGAACCTCTACTTCAGGATACAAATGTATGA